The following proteins come from a genomic window of Chryseobacterium mulctrae:
- a CDS encoding relaxase/mobilization nuclease domain-containing protein gives MIANISHTEQVKPLIEYNEKKVKKGEAERIHYSGFNSDADKNVVISHFALHTRDSKRKDKNMHISLNFPIEDLKKLDNIKLLEITKDYLLKLGFSEDHPFIVYRHFDTFQPHIHIVTPKITEGKKIINDSNLFLRSQTITRELEKKYELTLVSSVKNGLKKVPEDIVIKEELQDTLDKRKRYSYAVDYILKNYHPTSISEYNSQLKLVGLEVITNEYTDKDGIDRIGYKYKMEGINDLPINASTLYSNPARRKLIDFLKAI, from the coding sequence TTGATAGCTAATATTTCACATACAGAACAAGTAAAACCACTCATAGAGTATAACGAAAAGAAAGTTAAAAAGGGAGAAGCTGAGAGAATACACTACTCCGGTTTCAATTCTGATGCTGATAAAAATGTGGTTATTTCACACTTCGCTTTGCACACAAGAGATAGTAAAAGGAAGGATAAAAACATGCACATATCTTTAAACTTTCCAATTGAAGATTTAAAGAAACTAGACAATATTAAACTATTAGAAATAACTAAAGATTATTTACTAAAATTAGGTTTTTCGGAAGATCACCCTTTTATAGTTTATAGGCATTTTGATACTTTTCAACCGCATATTCATATCGTAACTCCGAAAATAACAGAAGGGAAGAAGATAATAAATGATTCAAATCTTTTTTTAAGATCTCAGACTATAACTAGAGAATTAGAAAAAAAGTATGAACTAACTCTGGTTAGTAGTGTAAAAAATGGTTTAAAGAAAGTTCCTGAAGATATTGTAATAAAAGAAGAGCTGCAGGATACACTAGATAAGAGAAAAAGATATTCATATGCTGTAGATTATATTCTTAAAAATTATCATCCTACATCTATTTCTGAGTACAATAGTCAATTAAAGTTAGTGGGACTAGAAGTTATTACTAATGAATACACGGATAAGGATGGTATAGATAGAATCGGATATAAATACAAAATGGAAGGAATAAATGATTTACCAATAAATGCATCTACTTTATATAGTAACCCGGCCAGAAGAAAATTGATAGACTTTTTAAAAGCAATTTGA
- a CDS encoding plasmid mobilization protein has translation MKNKGGRPVVEDPKKRRDKHIGFYVTIDEYKKIIKNIPDNLSLSEGFRTLLLGNNKQIYVPINFEKYISEVNKIGSNINQIAKKINTTKEINNNDLSNIKSEIAILNKMFEDILTKLNSKIDS, from the coding sequence ATGAAAAATAAAGGAGGTAGACCAGTAGTTGAAGATCCAAAAAAAAGGAGAGATAAACATATAGGGTTTTATGTAACAATTGATGAATATAAAAAAATAATCAAAAACATTCCTGATAATTTATCATTGTCAGAGGGATTTAGAACACTTTTATTAGGTAATAATAAACAAATATATGTACCTATTAATTTTGAAAAATATATCTCAGAAGTAAATAAAATAGGTAGTAATATTAATCAGATTGCAAAAAAAATTAATACAACAAAAGAGATAAATAACAATGATCTTAGTAATATTAAGTCAGAAATTGCAATTTTGAATAAGATGTTTGAGGACATTCTAACCAAACTAAATAGTAAAATTGATAGCTAA
- a CDS encoding ParA family protein produces MIVSFSSQKGGSGKTSSTMLGATYINYYFNKKICVVDVDIQKSLFNKRKDELEYIQNLANQNNGQLLPQMREAKMLKKLDEEGKSLFPIFAYSFKDDNVIEKILDLEKQYDIVFIDFPGTLDFKEISFILLILDYIFIPFYSEEKNFKSAFDFEKVLRGIKNSQIDSPNSSRLKDHYAYFFKYNENTTKMEWEFLENMFKKRGINKMKNSIHENKKLEMEVSTVNIVSGVPLAKSPVKFVEEIMSILFPDEFTINQ; encoded by the coding sequence ATGATAGTATCATTCAGTTCACAAAAAGGAGGATCCGGTAAAACATCTTCTACAATGTTAGGTGCCACATACATCAACTACTATTTTAATAAGAAAATTTGTGTTGTTGATGTAGATATCCAAAAATCACTTTTCAATAAAAGGAAAGATGAATTAGAATATATTCAGAATTTAGCAAATCAGAATAATGGCCAGCTGTTACCTCAGATGAGAGAAGCAAAAATGCTTAAGAAGCTAGACGAAGAAGGAAAGTCTTTGTTTCCAATCTTTGCTTATTCATTTAAAGATGACAACGTAATAGAAAAGATTCTTGATCTTGAAAAACAATATGATATTGTCTTCATTGATTTCCCTGGTACATTAGACTTTAAAGAAATTTCTTTCATTCTATTAATTCTAGACTATATATTCATTCCTTTCTATTCAGAAGAAAAGAATTTCAAGAGTGCTTTTGATTTTGAAAAAGTCCTGCGTGGAATAAAAAACAGTCAAATTGATTCTCCTAATTCATCACGTTTAAAGGATCATTATGCCTACTTTTTTAAGTACAATGAAAATACAACTAAAATGGAGTGGGAATTTTTAGAAAATATGTTTAAGAAGAGAGGAATCAATAAAATGAAAAACTCAATTCATGAAAATAAAAAGTTAGAAATGGAAGTTTCTACAGTCAATATTGTTAGTGGTGTTCCGTTAGCAAAAAGTCCAGTAAAATTTGTTGAGGAAATTATGTCTATTTTATTTCCAGACGAATTCACAATTAATCAATAA
- a CDS encoding DUF4134 domain-containing protein codes for MKNELNYKKTLRIVTGMFVILLLLTPEMMFADINGEISKWKGTARTVGKSIIGLAAIGGAVLTYFKMQTDDGSSGKKALMNYIGALIFGAVAFILIDEFLK; via the coding sequence ATGAAAAATGAATTAAATTACAAAAAAACGCTTAGAATTGTTACAGGAATGTTTGTTATTCTATTGCTATTAACTCCTGAAATGATGTTTGCAGACATTAATGGGGAAATTTCTAAGTGGAAAGGAACTGCCAGAACTGTTGGTAAATCCATTATTGGTCTTGCTGCTATTGGTGGTGCTGTCCTTACTTATTTTAAAATGCAAACAGATGATGGTTCTTCTGGAAAAAAGGCTTTAATGAATTATATTGGAGCATTAATTTTTGGAGCAGTAGCTTTTATCCTAATTGATGAATTTTTAAAATAA
- a CDS encoding TraG family conjugative transposon ATPase, with the protein MMINPPKTDHFAQFNKIAAIDGNVIKNKSKDVAVCYRIHLPEIFTMGEPEFDLIHSDFLKALMVLPEGTVLHKKDIFKQKIYNSENLKTETYLQNSTAEHFKGRIYMSHDCILSFILPDIPTLRKNYDKLSILSKKNTVASMDEIESFLNSVEQSISVINSSTLLKAVPLTEDEIYEIILDEYTLFKDEVGDYVSSGNDFRIGDNYIKIFSLRDDGQQKDGMLNNCVLDRKRSTDSSQFFRSYCYPLALDFKKDHIYNQFIFIEDQTKVKKQLELNSKRLGSSRLLSRKNRSLADQNNIFLDSVEKDNVKIVRMHTNLVFWSDDKEELKNITNKVTGYYSQMDIIPYNNSHFDRDYIYLANHLGNGALLPVEETFLSYLDISLCYFTTETNYKSDESGILFNDRISNVPLYIDVFHKPYETKEILNRNYIIVAPSGGGKSFLSKSKLRQNIENPVNNTVVLNVGGDDKLCRMYPEDTLYFEYKEGQPLELNPFWVFNKQISTGKIEFLTEFIGLLWKTGEDLSNDEKSSLDKIIIKFYEIEDLSLDEIEADEDNRLYKVKNFDNNSLPKFYNFIKENSSQIKEETFGLFNLDSLILNLEKYASGMYSSLFITGEPRTFESKKYVEFELDNIKDHPILFPIFGMIISDLVFNTMWKKDDTEKEFFVDEAWKVLEKKGMVNLLKYLFKTIRKFDGSVGIAIQQITDLLILGEANEGAILGNMALKYILDHRDVLGDVPILQKKLSLSNADVSMLLSIKNNTKPTSIDPLAYTEFLLKKGSSNAKILRLEVAKPCLAIYESDKKKLKTFNTLYSYHKKKMIPAINSYIDVEINKTKLITDFSI; encoded by the coding sequence ATGATGATTAACCCACCTAAAACAGATCATTTTGCACAATTTAATAAGATAGCTGCAATAGATGGAAATGTTATAAAAAACAAATCCAAAGATGTTGCTGTTTGTTATAGGATTCATCTTCCAGAGATATTCACGATGGGTGAGCCTGAGTTTGATTTGATCCATTCTGATTTTCTAAAAGCATTAATGGTTCTTCCGGAAGGAACTGTTCTCCATAAAAAAGATATTTTTAAACAAAAAATTTACAATTCTGAAAATCTTAAAACAGAGACTTATCTTCAGAACAGTACTGCAGAACATTTTAAAGGTAGAATTTACATGAGCCATGATTGTATTCTTTCCTTTATTCTTCCGGATATTCCTACGCTTAGGAAAAACTATGATAAACTTTCAATACTATCTAAAAAAAACACGGTAGCATCAATGGATGAGATTGAGAGTTTTCTGAATAGTGTTGAACAATCTATAAGTGTGATTAATTCATCAACTTTATTAAAAGCTGTTCCGCTAACAGAAGATGAGATATATGAGATTATCTTGGATGAATACACTTTATTTAAGGATGAAGTTGGAGACTATGTTTCATCAGGAAATGATTTTAGGATTGGAGACAATTATATTAAAATTTTCTCCCTGCGGGATGATGGCCAGCAAAAAGATGGAATGCTAAATAATTGTGTTCTTGATCGAAAAAGATCAACAGATAGTTCTCAATTTTTTAGATCATATTGCTATCCTTTAGCTTTGGATTTTAAAAAAGACCATATCTATAACCAATTCATCTTTATAGAGGATCAGACCAAAGTGAAGAAACAGCTTGAATTAAATAGTAAGCGTTTAGGATCATCTAGATTGTTAAGTAGAAAAAACCGATCATTAGCAGATCAAAATAATATTTTTCTAGATAGCGTAGAAAAGGATAATGTTAAAATTGTCCGTATGCATACTAACCTTGTTTTTTGGTCAGATGACAAAGAAGAACTAAAAAATATTACAAATAAGGTAACTGGGTATTATTCGCAAATGGATATTATTCCTTATAATAATTCTCATTTTGATAGAGATTATATTTATTTGGCTAATCATTTGGGAAATGGTGCTTTGTTGCCAGTTGAAGAAACTTTCCTATCATATTTGGACATTTCTTTATGTTATTTTACAACAGAAACTAATTATAAGTCTGATGAATCGGGAATCCTCTTCAATGATAGAATATCTAATGTCCCATTGTATATTGATGTTTTTCATAAACCCTATGAAACAAAGGAAATTCTTAACAGAAATTATATAATAGTTGCTCCATCAGGAGGAGGAAAATCTTTTTTATCGAAAAGTAAGCTAAGACAAAATATAGAAAATCCAGTTAATAATACTGTAGTGTTAAATGTCGGAGGTGATGATAAACTTTGCAGGATGTATCCGGAGGACACTCTATATTTTGAATACAAAGAAGGGCAGCCATTAGAATTAAATCCTTTTTGGGTATTTAATAAACAGATTAGCACGGGAAAAATTGAGTTTCTAACTGAATTTATTGGACTGCTATGGAAAACAGGAGAGGATCTTAGCAATGATGAAAAATCATCATTAGACAAAATTATCATCAAGTTTTATGAAATAGAAGATCTTTCTTTGGATGAAATAGAAGCTGATGAAGATAACAGATTGTACAAAGTCAAAAATTTTGATAATAATTCATTACCTAAATTCTACAACTTTATAAAAGAAAATTCTTCCCAAATAAAAGAAGAAACATTTGGTCTGTTCAATTTAGATTCTTTAATACTTAATTTAGAAAAGTATGCATCAGGAATGTATAGTAGCCTGTTTATTACAGGAGAACCAAGAACATTTGAAAGTAAAAAATATGTTGAATTCGAATTAGATAATATTAAAGACCACCCAATCTTATTTCCAATATTTGGAATGATTATTTCGGATCTGGTATTTAATACAATGTGGAAAAAAGATGATACTGAAAAGGAATTTTTTGTTGATGAAGCTTGGAAGGTACTCGAGAAGAAGGGAATGGTGAACCTCTTAAAATATCTATTTAAAACGATACGTAAATTCGATGGTTCCGTAGGTATAGCCATACAACAGATTACAGATTTACTTATCCTGGGAGAAGCTAATGAGGGGGCGATACTGGGGAATATGGCATTGAAATATATTCTTGATCATAGAGATGTATTAGGTGATGTTCCCATTTTACAAAAAAAACTCTCATTAAGCAATGCAGATGTAAGTATGTTGTTATCCATTAAAAACAATACAAAACCAACTTCTATAGATCCATTAGCTTACACTGAATTCCTGTTAAAAAAGGGCAGTAGTAATGCTAAAATTTTGAGATTAGAGGTTGCAAAACCTTGCTTGGCCATATATGAAAGTGACAAAAAGAAATTAAAAACATTTAATACTTTATATAGCTATCACAAGAAAAAAATGATACCTGCAATAAATAGTTATATAGATGTAGAGATTAACAAAACTAAATTAATTACGGATTTTTCAATTTAA